Proteins from a single region of Starkeya sp. ORNL1:
- a CDS encoding alkaline phosphatase family protein — protein MARKYTRRRFVGLAGGLAAMGAASHAVGETAPQAGSRLPAPADAPFDTVVVLMMENRSFDHVLGWLPGANGRQQGLSFLDTSGAAHETWPLGPDFQGCPYDDPDHTWPGIAVQYAEGRCDGFLKTAKVGDRFPIGYYREDELPILSALAKGYTTFDAYFSSMMGPTWENRLFALTGTTQLDEGWCDFPRPGERRPVLINTSIFDRVREAGLSAGYYYHDSPVTGLFASKRYDDISHPIEKFWTDARAGKLANVVFVDPDYTDRAEDMGTSNDYHPWGNLLVAEGFLAQVHDTLKASPQWDRMVFVLNFDEHGGFYDHVPPPACQDDTKLAGSGPLPDLKRLGFRVPAIAMGPFAPRKVETSGPYEHCSILKMIEWRWGLEPMTTRDRHARNLAEALDFTTRRAPIDLPRFDPPPARACAVGGGWLELNASKDGLVKIVCEGSAGAACTARLVALEGDLQLARAPVTKFRQASKLILELKLTKQARALLASGASRMPVMLETTVMPKGGATCRSVFSSMLNGPPVH, from the coding sequence ATGGCACGCAAGTACACGCGCCGGCGTTTCGTCGGCCTCGCCGGCGGCCTTGCCGCCATGGGCGCCGCTTCCCACGCCGTGGGCGAGACGGCGCCGCAGGCCGGCAGCCGCCTGCCGGCGCCGGCCGATGCGCCGTTCGACACCGTCGTGGTGCTGATGATGGAGAACCGCTCCTTCGACCATGTGCTGGGCTGGCTGCCCGGCGCCAATGGCCGCCAGCAGGGGCTCTCCTTCCTCGACACCAGCGGCGCCGCCCACGAGACCTGGCCGCTGGGGCCGGATTTCCAGGGTTGCCCCTATGATGATCCGGACCACACCTGGCCCGGCATCGCCGTGCAATATGCTGAAGGCCGCTGCGACGGCTTCCTCAAGACCGCCAAGGTCGGCGACAGGTTTCCCATCGGCTATTACCGCGAGGACGAACTGCCGATCCTCAGCGCGCTCGCCAAGGGCTACACCACGTTCGATGCCTATTTCTCATCGATGATGGGGCCGACCTGGGAGAACCGGCTGTTCGCGCTCACCGGCACCACGCAGCTCGACGAGGGCTGGTGCGATTTCCCGCGGCCGGGCGAGCGCCGGCCGGTGCTCATCAACACCTCGATCTTCGATCGGGTGCGCGAGGCCGGCCTCAGCGCCGGCTATTACTATCACGACAGCCCTGTCACCGGCCTGTTCGCCAGCAAGCGCTATGACGACATCTCCCATCCGATCGAGAAGTTCTGGACCGATGCGCGCGCCGGCAAGCTCGCAAATGTGGTGTTCGTCGATCCCGACTACACCGACCGCGCCGAGGACATGGGCACCTCGAACGATTACCACCCATGGGGCAATCTCCTGGTGGCGGAGGGCTTCCTCGCCCAGGTTCACGACACACTGAAGGCGAGCCCGCAATGGGATCGCATGGTGTTCGTGCTCAATTTCGACGAGCATGGCGGCTTCTACGATCACGTGCCGCCGCCCGCCTGCCAGGACGATACGAAGCTCGCGGGCTCGGGCCCGCTGCCGGACCTGAAGCGCCTCGGCTTCCGGGTGCCGGCCATCGCCATGGGCCCGTTCGCGCCGCGCAAGGTCGAGACCTCGGGGCCTTATGAGCATTGCTCGATCCTGAAGATGATCGAGTGGCGCTGGGGGCTGGAGCCGATGACGACGCGCGACCGCCACGCCAGGAACCTCGCGGAAGCGCTGGACTTCACCACCCGCCGCGCGCCCATCGACCTGCCGCGCTTCGATCCCCCGCCGGCCCGCGCCTGCGCCGTCGGCGGCGGCTGGCTGGAGCTGAACGCCTCCAAGGACGGCCTGGTGAAGATCGTCTGCGAGGGCTCGGCCGGCGCCGCCTGCACCGCCCGGCTGGTGGCGCTGGAAGGCGACCTGCAACTCGCCCGCGCCCCGGTGACGAAGTTCCGCCAGGCCAGCAAGCTGATCCTGGAGCTGAAGCTCACCAAGCAGGCGCGCGCGCTGCTGGCCTCGGGCGCGAGCCGGATGCCGGTGATGCTGGAGACTACGGTTATGCCGAAGGGCGGAGCGACGTGCCGGAGCGTGTTTTCGTCGATGCTGAACGGGCCGCCGGTTCACTAG
- a CDS encoding META domain-containing protein — translation MKQGASHILLPLIAALVLPAGTAVAASPTSPAGRWLAEDIRGGGVIDYLQSVLEIAGDGRISGTGGCNRIMGKARVEGATITLGPLATTRMACSPAVMDQERKFLAALEAVRSWRIDTVRHKLVLLGAKGETLVVLARM, via the coding sequence ATGAAACAAGGCGCGTCGCACATCCTGCTGCCGCTCATCGCCGCGCTCGTGCTGCCGGCGGGCACGGCCGTGGCGGCTTCGCCGACCTCGCCCGCGGGCCGCTGGCTGGCGGAGGACATTCGCGGCGGCGGCGTCATCGACTATTTGCAGAGCGTGCTGGAGATCGCCGGTGATGGGCGGATCAGCGGCACCGGCGGCTGCAACCGCATCATGGGCAAGGCGCGCGTCGAGGGCGCCACGATCACCCTCGGTCCGCTCGCCACCACCCGCATGGCCTGCTCGCCCGCGGTGATGGACCAGGAGCGCAAATTCCTCGCCGCGCTCGAAGCGGTGCGCAGCTGGCGCATCGATACGGTGCGCCACAAGCTCGTGCTGCTCGGCGCCAAGGGCGAGACCCTCGTAGTGCTCGCGCGGATGTAG
- a CDS encoding aldo/keto reductase: MTTTTTTTTAGGPRVATASGAAIPAIGYGTGGMRSTTVESILAALRSGYRHIDTARKYGTEESVGEALRQSALARDEVFVTTKVSHEDLAPVDFERSTTESLTALGIDQADLLMVHWPLPTMDLAATIGALAQMKRRGFTRHIGVANFNLTLLEEAIRLSPEPLTALQAEFHPLLDQSRMIAACRRHGLAFISYCPLARGRILEEPSLLHIAAAHGKSVPQIALRWLIDHEGVCAIPSSSSVERVAANIDIFDFALTADERARIDGVAKPDGRLVNPKGRAPDWAA, translated from the coding sequence ATGACCACGACGACCACGACCACCACCGCGGGCGGCCCGCGGGTCGCCACCGCCTCCGGCGCCGCCATCCCTGCCATCGGCTACGGCACCGGCGGAATGCGCTCCACCACCGTCGAATCCATACTGGCGGCGCTCAGGAGCGGCTATCGCCATATCGACACCGCCCGCAAGTACGGCACCGAGGAGAGTGTCGGCGAGGCGCTGCGGCAGAGCGCGCTTGCGCGCGACGAGGTGTTCGTCACCACCAAGGTGTCGCACGAGGACCTCGCCCCCGTCGACTTCGAGCGCTCGACGACGGAGAGCCTCACCGCGCTCGGGATCGACCAGGCGGACCTCTTGATGGTGCACTGGCCGCTGCCGACGATGGACCTCGCCGCCACCATAGGCGCGCTCGCGCAGATGAAGCGGCGCGGCTTCACCCGCCACATCGGCGTCGCCAATTTCAACCTGACGCTGCTCGAGGAGGCGATCCGCCTCAGCCCCGAGCCGCTGACGGCGCTGCAGGCGGAGTTCCATCCCCTTCTCGACCAGTCGCGGATGATTGCGGCGTGCCGCCGGCATGGCCTCGCCTTCATCTCCTATTGCCCCCTGGCGCGCGGCCGCATCCTGGAGGAGCCGTCGCTCCTCCACATTGCCGCCGCGCATGGCAAGTCGGTGCCGCAGATCGCTCTCAGATGGCTGATCGACCATGAGGGCGTTTGCGCCATCCCGTCCTCGAGCAGCGTCGAGCGCGTCGCGGCCAATATCGACATCTTCGATTTCGCCCTCACCGCGGACGAGCGTGCGCGGATCGACGGCGTTGCCAAGCCCGACGGCCGCCTCGTCAACCCGAAAGGCCGCGCACCGGACTGGGCCGCCTAG
- a CDS encoding glycogen/starch/alpha-glucan phosphorylase, with the protein MNIQTTAAPSGQGDQVLGADRLNELFVQHLMSDAVVEPAGAYERQRFEAAARSVRYLLSQRWIETQRHYDRQNPKRVYYMSMEFLIGRSLSNNIANLMLHPLVERALRDQGLDVMAMVDQEPDAGLGNGGLGRLAACFLDSMATMQLPAMGYGLRYEYGMFSQSIVDGWQRERPDNWLRRQDPWEISRRSEAVEVKLAGSFEMHNESLQVVPNRPSVLVGVPYDRPIVGFGGRTINSLRLWNAAAHDTFDFQEFSTGDFVGALVGGISAQTVTRVLYPDDSTEMGQGLRFVQEYFLVACSLADLVRRFRSANDDWSTFPEKVAIQLNDTHPTLAVPELMRILLDEAHLGWDEAWDITRRTLAYTNHTLLPEALEKWPLHYFRNLLPRQLEIIYEINQRFLSEVRRVYPGDEARIERVSLIEEGAEDKVRMANLAIVGSHSTNGVAAIHSRLLRSATVKDLAEIFPERFNNKTNGVTPRRWLMLANPGLAQAITTVIGDGWVTDFGQVARLKPSADDRGFHQTFLATKREAKVDFSNWLKAASGEVVDPDSIFDCQVKRIHEYKRQMLNALRVVILYNRLRTGSATDMAPRTFFFAGKAAPAYRLAKLIIKFINNLAGTIDGDPVARGRLKVVFLPEYSVSLAERLIPASDVSNQISTAGYEASGTSNMKFMMNGALTIGTRDGATIEMAEEAGEENFFLFGLTAQQVSDTAGWYDPYWHYHNDPETRAALDLIASDYFSQNERGVFAPLLDRLLKNGDRYLHLADLGSYLEADRALCELYADRDAWARKAILNVAGSGKFSSDRTIAQYATEIWGVTPCPAP; encoded by the coding sequence ATGAACATACAAACGACAGCGGCGCCGAGCGGGCAGGGCGACCAGGTTCTGGGCGCTGATCGGCTCAATGAACTGTTCGTCCAGCATCTTATGTCGGACGCCGTTGTCGAGCCCGCCGGCGCCTATGAGCGCCAACGCTTCGAAGCAGCGGCGCGGTCGGTGCGCTATCTGCTGTCGCAGCGCTGGATCGAAACGCAGCGCCACTATGACCGGCAGAATCCGAAGCGGGTCTATTACATGTCGATGGAGTTCCTCATCGGCCGGTCGCTGAGCAACAACATCGCCAATTTGATGTTGCACCCGCTGGTCGAGCGAGCGCTGCGCGACCAAGGTCTCGACGTCATGGCCATGGTCGACCAGGAGCCCGACGCCGGGCTCGGCAATGGCGGCCTCGGGCGGCTCGCCGCGTGCTTCCTCGATTCCATGGCCACCATGCAGCTCCCGGCCATGGGTTACGGGCTGCGCTACGAATACGGCATGTTCAGCCAGTCGATCGTCGATGGCTGGCAGCGCGAACGGCCGGACAATTGGCTTCGCCGGCAGGACCCCTGGGAGATTTCCCGTCGCAGCGAAGCCGTCGAGGTCAAGCTCGCCGGATCGTTCGAGATGCATAATGAGAGCCTGCAGGTGGTTCCCAACCGCCCGTCGGTTCTGGTCGGCGTCCCCTATGATCGGCCGATCGTCGGCTTCGGTGGTCGCACGATCAACAGCCTGCGCCTGTGGAACGCCGCGGCGCACGATACCTTCGACTTTCAGGAGTTCAGCACCGGGGATTTCGTCGGCGCCCTCGTCGGGGGCATCTCGGCGCAGACCGTGACCCGCGTGCTCTATCCCGATGACTCGACGGAGATGGGCCAGGGCCTGCGCTTTGTTCAGGAGTATTTCCTGGTCGCGTGCTCGCTCGCCGATCTGGTGCGGCGGTTTCGCAGCGCCAACGACGATTGGAGCACCTTTCCGGAGAAGGTGGCGATCCAGCTCAACGATACCCACCCGACGCTCGCCGTTCCCGAATTGATGCGCATCCTGCTCGACGAGGCACATCTGGGATGGGACGAGGCCTGGGACATCACCCGCCGCACGCTCGCCTATACGAACCACACGCTGCTTCCCGAGGCGCTCGAGAAGTGGCCGCTGCACTATTTCCGGAATTTGCTGCCGCGCCAGCTCGAGATCATCTACGAGATCAACCAGCGTTTCCTCTCCGAGGTGCGGCGGGTCTACCCCGGCGACGAGGCACGCATCGAGCGCGTCAGCCTCATCGAGGAAGGCGCGGAAGACAAGGTGCGGATGGCGAACCTGGCAATCGTCGGATCGCACAGCACCAATGGCGTGGCCGCGATCCATTCGCGATTGCTGCGCAGCGCGACTGTCAAGGACCTCGCCGAGATCTTTCCGGAGCGGTTCAACAACAAGACAAATGGCGTGACCCCGCGGCGCTGGCTGATGTTGGCCAATCCGGGCCTGGCGCAAGCCATCACGACCGTGATCGGCGATGGCTGGGTGACGGATTTCGGCCAGGTCGCCAGACTGAAGCCCTCCGCTGACGACCGCGGCTTTCACCAGACGTTCCTCGCGACGAAGCGCGAAGCCAAGGTCGATTTCAGCAACTGGCTGAAGGCGGCGTCCGGCGAGGTCGTCGATCCCGACAGCATCTTCGATTGCCAGGTCAAGCGCATCCACGAGTACAAGCGGCAGATGCTGAATGCGCTTCGCGTGGTGATCCTCTACAACCGGTTGCGGACCGGGTCGGCGACGGACATGGCTCCGCGGACCTTCTTCTTTGCCGGCAAGGCTGCACCGGCTTATCGCCTCGCCAAGCTGATCATCAAATTCATCAACAACCTCGCCGGCACGATCGATGGCGATCCTGTCGCGCGCGGGCGGCTCAAGGTGGTGTTCCTGCCGGAATACAGCGTCTCTCTGGCCGAGCGGCTGATACCGGCCTCCGACGTCTCCAACCAGATCTCGACGGCTGGCTACGAGGCCAGCGGCACCAGCAACATGAAGTTCATGATGAATGGTGCGCTGACCATCGGCACGCGCGATGGCGCCACGATCGAGATGGCCGAGGAGGCCGGCGAGGAGAACTTCTTCCTGTTCGGCCTGACCGCCCAGCAAGTGTCGGACACCGCCGGCTGGTACGACCCTTACTGGCACTACCATAACGACCCGGAGACCCGGGCGGCACTGGACCTGATAGCGAGCGACTATTTCAGCCAGAATGAGCGCGGCGTCTTTGCCCCGCTGCTGGATCGGCTCCTGAAGAATGGCGACCGCTATCTGCACCTTGCGGACCTCGGCTCGTATCTCGAGGCGGACCGCGCGCTCTGCGAGCTCTATGCCGACAGGGATGCCTGGGCGCGCAAGGCGATCCTCAACGTTGCCGGCTCGGGCAAATTCTCCAGCGATCGGACCATCGCACAATATGCGACCGAGATCTGGGGCGTGACGCCGTGCCCGGCGCCGTGA
- a CDS encoding GNAT family N-acetyltransferase — MNHLLDRPAWNALRTAHATLSEGNALARRYPPSIVPFAAAADDAAESLEALENLPARDEVMALVEAGPIAIPPGLMVVGEGNLVQMVAERPYERIVDSRIEPLGEADAAEMLALATLTNPGPFTLRAQALGTFWGVKVDGNLIAMAGQRMRPTGFAELSGLCTHPDFQGRGLGTLLFRFVAGEISGRGETVFLHAYASNTPAISLYTALGFRLRTEMNMRIVKRRA; from the coding sequence GTGAACCACCTTCTTGACCGTCCGGCCTGGAATGCCCTTCGAACCGCCCATGCGACATTGAGCGAAGGCAACGCGCTTGCCCGCCGTTACCCGCCCTCCATCGTGCCGTTCGCAGCCGCTGCCGACGATGCGGCGGAAAGCCTCGAGGCGCTGGAGAATTTGCCGGCCCGCGACGAGGTCATGGCGCTGGTCGAGGCCGGCCCGATCGCGATCCCGCCGGGACTGATGGTCGTCGGCGAAGGCAATCTGGTGCAGATGGTCGCCGAACGTCCCTATGAGCGGATCGTGGACAGCCGGATCGAGCCGCTCGGGGAAGCCGATGCGGCGGAGATGCTCGCCCTTGCAACCTTGACCAATCCCGGCCCGTTCACATTGCGGGCGCAGGCGCTCGGAACCTTCTGGGGCGTAAAGGTCGACGGCAACCTCATAGCCATGGCCGGCCAGCGGATGCGCCCGACCGGCTTTGCCGAGCTCAGCGGCCTCTGCACCCATCCGGATTTCCAGGGACGAGGCCTCGGCACGCTGCTCTTCCGCTTCGTCGCGGGCGAGATTTCCGGGCGCGGCGAGACTGTCTTCCTGCACGCCTATGCGTCGAACACGCCAGCCATCTCGCTCTACACGGCGCTCGGCTTCCGGCTGCGCACCGAAATGAACATGCGCATCGTCAAGCGCCGCGCCTGA
- a CDS encoding L,D-transpeptidase: protein MITDGGDADSGKMNEIALRGPRAGLIDRRSFLVGSALSLGALGLAGCGTVDGMSLAEAKKLYGPLPDEKFPIPGVDVSKVNPKYYRRTVRYDTKEEAGTIIVDPGNYYVYRVEGEGSATRYGANVGRAGFLWSGDAYVGRKSEWATWTPPKEMIQRQPEAAKYARGMPGGLDNPLGARTLHLYQNGAYTLYTIYATSDPESIGSGVTSGCVGLLSQDMIDLYARTPVKTKVVVLPA, encoded by the coding sequence ATGATCACGGACGGTGGGGATGCCGATTCCGGCAAGATGAATGAGATCGCTCTGCGCGGGCCTCGGGCGGGACTTATCGACCGCCGGTCGTTTCTGGTCGGCTCGGCGCTCAGTCTCGGCGCGCTCGGGCTGGCCGGTTGCGGGACAGTCGATGGCATGAGCCTCGCCGAGGCGAAGAAGCTCTACGGGCCGCTGCCCGACGAGAAATTCCCGATTCCGGGGGTCGACGTCAGCAAGGTCAATCCGAAATATTATCGCCGCACCGTTCGCTACGACACCAAGGAAGAGGCGGGGACGATTATCGTCGATCCCGGCAATTACTACGTTTATCGCGTCGAGGGCGAGGGATCCGCTACCCGCTATGGTGCCAATGTCGGCCGCGCCGGCTTCCTGTGGAGCGGTGACGCTTATGTCGGGCGCAAAAGCGAATGGGCGACCTGGACACCGCCCAAGGAGATGATTCAGCGTCAGCCCGAGGCGGCCAAATACGCCCGCGGCATGCCGGGCGGCCTCGACAATCCACTCGGCGCCCGCACGCTTCATCTCTATCAGAATGGCGCGTACACGCTCTACACGATCTACGCGACCAGCGATCCCGAGTCGATCGGCTCAGGCGTTACCAGCGGCTGTGTCGGCCTCCTGAGTCAGGACATGATCGATCTCTACGCACGGACGCCGGTCAAAACGAAAGTGGTCGTCCTGCCGGCATAG
- a CDS encoding MBL fold metallo-hydrolase: protein MWRPIAGAPGAEIFAITSKPSITNSNAYIVRTPARILIIDPGAEKPQVERINELVAESLAGGAREVSLLLTHAHLDHFRAVEHLDPGGVRPWTLVHAEGARAIRRKDRHHTLAILYRNAVIPDLAIDDVFFGATPPVGGRRRVEMIGASRTTIESFEIAPGIELDVYPTPGHSTRSVSFRIGRELIIGDVPFGASPGLAGLSGWSSEALRSSTQTIRDLIAAHRIEMCWPGHGRPLAGEEAAGLLADVERQLGDLGEIVRIDEERITLLRQFAIELLREIERLMALVGARLLLAASHLEQLEESEEASRLADAIDFDGIDALLAEFRDFARAFERGEQPELSVAMKAGATVGRIARAVESFQPVGSRHGTMVGRIDYLIDAFLQAIRGLVFPVPTTTTDLAELVRQTLAREQAPAHGADEFLEAADDPHGFGHMLADNLMSSHALRHCEVQLHAPAGEVLAEIDAVAFQMVLLSTLETLAAHGDGPSLAIEIFRDDAAAVLRVSSGAPPAIPPIRAALYHRAMKRMQGTYRVSAEHVTLTTIAVRNEQGNA from the coding sequence ATGTGGCGACCGATCGCCGGCGCGCCGGGCGCAGAAATCTTCGCGATCACCAGCAAGCCATCGATCACCAATTCGAACGCCTATATTGTCCGCACGCCCGCTCGCATCCTGATCATCGACCCCGGTGCGGAGAAACCACAGGTCGAACGCATCAATGAGCTGGTGGCGGAAAGCCTGGCGGGTGGCGCGCGGGAGGTGTCGCTGCTGCTCACCCACGCCCATCTCGATCATTTCCGCGCCGTGGAACATCTCGATCCCGGCGGCGTGCGGCCATGGACGCTGGTGCACGCCGAGGGCGCCCGCGCGATCCGCAGGAAGGACCGGCACCACACGCTCGCCATCCTCTACCGCAACGCCGTGATCCCCGACCTCGCCATCGACGACGTGTTCTTCGGCGCCACGCCGCCCGTCGGCGGGCGACGTCGGGTTGAGATGATCGGGGCCAGCCGGACCACCATCGAGAGCTTCGAGATCGCACCCGGCATCGAGCTCGACGTCTATCCGACACCGGGACATTCCACCCGCAGCGTGTCGTTCCGCATCGGCCGCGAACTCATCATCGGCGATGTCCCGTTCGGGGCGAGCCCCGGGCTCGCCGGCTTGAGCGGATGGAGCAGCGAGGCATTGCGCAGTTCCACCCAGACGATCCGCGACCTCATCGCCGCGCACCGGATCGAGATGTGCTGGCCCGGCCATGGGCGCCCGCTTGCGGGAGAGGAAGCGGCCGGGCTGCTCGCCGATGTCGAGCGGCAGCTCGGCGACCTCGGCGAGATCGTGCGGATCGACGAGGAGCGCATCACGCTGCTGCGCCAGTTCGCCATCGAGCTGCTGCGCGAGATCGAACGCCTGATGGCGCTGGTGGGCGCGCGCCTGCTGCTGGCGGCGAGCCATCTCGAGCAATTGGAGGAATCGGAGGAGGCGTCACGGCTCGCTGACGCGATCGACTTCGACGGGATCGACGCGCTGCTGGCGGAGTTCCGCGATTTTGCGCGGGCCTTCGAGCGCGGCGAGCAGCCCGAATTGTCCGTGGCCATGAAGGCGGGCGCGACGGTGGGACGGATCGCGCGCGCGGTGGAGAGCTTCCAGCCGGTCGGAAGCCGGCACGGCACCATGGTCGGGCGCATCGACTATCTGATCGATGCATTCCTCCAGGCAATCCGCGGGCTGGTGTTTCCGGTGCCGACCACGACGACCGACCTCGCCGAGCTGGTGCGCCAGACCCTCGCGCGCGAACAGGCCCCGGCGCATGGCGCCGACGAATTCCTGGAAGCGGCGGACGATCCGCACGGCTTCGGCCATATGCTGGCCGACAATCTGATGTCGTCGCACGCCTTGCGCCATTGCGAGGTGCAGCTTCACGCACCGGCGGGCGAAGTGCTCGCGGAGATAGATGCGGTGGCGTTCCAGATGGTGCTGCTGTCCACGCTGGAGACCCTCGCCGCGCATGGCGACGGGCCCTCGCTCGCTATCGAGATATTCCGCGACGATGCGGCTGCCGTGCTGCGGGTCAGCTCCGGTGCACCACCGGCAATCCCGCCCATCCGAGCGGCGCTCTATCATCGCGCGATGAAGCGGATGCAGGGCACCTACCGTGTCAGCGCGGAGCATGTGACGCTCACGACGATCGCCGTCCGGAACGAGCAAGGGAACGCCTGA
- a CDS encoding adenosine deaminase, translated as MRRRIWAALFLLAALALAWRMVAISGNLPEVVTAARFEELRADSPQLRAFLRRMPKGADLHTHLSGAVYAERFITWAVRDGLCLRRADWAILPRPNGAAADQPCGADPAVVPIADAVSGPRGQTTYDLLLDALSMRWFLPTPAIPSGHDQFFGTFGKFNAATGGSDWQATLARMAEMIADQLRQYDADAVQYAEFMVTLLEGDERRQLSQAIGTETEPAAMLAALQSAGLAQSVTGRAQQVAELVKQIDALLDCGSERRKPGCGVTYRFIAQVNRNSAPADVFTQTAHAAALVRAAPHSVVGLNYVGPEDYRISLRDYRMHMKWIGFLTGSDVPVALHAGELWLGLVPPPDLDFHIREAVEVAGARRIGHGTAVGFERDMNGLLAEMRRRGVTVEIALTSSDVILGVRGTEHPITTYLNAGVPVVLATDDAGVSRIDLSNEYYRAAHEHGLGYRKLKSLAHNAITHAFLGEDEKRRELEKLDRSFADFERSVAHGETWVEWVQAVALGAVLTR; from the coding sequence TTGCGACGCCGTATCTGGGCTGCCCTCTTCCTGCTGGCGGCGCTCGCCCTCGCCTGGCGCATGGTCGCCATTTCCGGCAATCTTCCCGAGGTCGTCACTGCGGCACGGTTCGAGGAGTTGCGTGCCGACTCCCCGCAATTGCGCGCGTTCCTGCGGCGCATGCCGAAGGGCGCCGACCTGCACACGCACCTTTCCGGCGCGGTCTATGCGGAACGCTTCATCACCTGGGCGGTGCGCGACGGGCTGTGCCTACGCCGTGCCGACTGGGCCATCCTGCCGCGCCCGAATGGCGCCGCAGCGGACCAGCCGTGCGGGGCGGACCCTGCCGTGGTCCCGATCGCGGACGCGGTATCGGGCCCGCGGGGGCAGACGACCTATGATCTCCTGCTCGATGCGCTGTCGATGCGGTGGTTCCTGCCGACACCGGCAATCCCCTCGGGCCATGACCAGTTCTTCGGCACGTTCGGCAAATTCAACGCCGCTACCGGCGGTTCCGACTGGCAGGCGACGCTGGCCCGCATGGCCGAGATGATCGCCGACCAGCTCAGGCAATACGATGCCGATGCGGTGCAGTACGCCGAGTTCATGGTCACCCTGCTGGAGGGCGACGAACGCCGGCAATTGTCGCAGGCGATCGGCACCGAGACCGAGCCGGCGGCGATGCTCGCGGCGCTGCAGAGTGCCGGCCTTGCCCAGTCGGTTACCGGGAGGGCGCAACAGGTCGCGGAACTGGTCAAGCAGATCGATGCCCTGCTCGATTGCGGCAGCGAGCGGCGCAAGCCCGGATGCGGCGTCACGTATCGCTTCATCGCCCAGGTGAACCGCAACAGTGCCCCGGCGGATGTCTTCACCCAGACCGCGCACGCCGCCGCGCTGGTGCGGGCGGCGCCTCATAGCGTCGTCGGCCTCAATTATGTGGGGCCGGAGGATTATCGGATCTCTCTGCGCGACTACCGCATGCACATGAAGTGGATCGGGTTCCTCACCGGCAGCGACGTGCCGGTGGCGCTGCATGCCGGCGAGCTATGGCTCGGGCTGGTGCCGCCGCCCGATCTCGACTTCCACATCCGCGAGGCGGTGGAGGTTGCCGGCGCCCGCCGCATCGGCCACGGCACCGCGGTGGGCTTCGAGCGCGACATGAACGGCCTGCTCGCCGAGATGCGCCGGCGCGGCGTGACCGTCGAGATCGCGCTGACCTCCTCCGACGTCATCCTCGGCGTGCGCGGCACCGAGCATCCGATCACCACCTATCTCAATGCCGGCGTGCCGGTGGTGCTGGCGACCGACGATGCCGGGGTCTCCCGCATCGACCTGTCCAACGAATATTACCGCGCCGCGCACGAACACGGCCTCGGCTACCGCAAATTGAAGTCCCTCGCCCACAACGCGATCACGCATGCGTTTCTCGGCGAGGACGAGAAGCGGCGGGAGCTGGAAAAGCTGGATCGGTCGTTCGCGGATTTCGAGCGGTCGGTGGCGCATGGAGAGACTTGGGTGGAGTGGGTGCAGGCGGTGGCGCTGGGTGCGGTGCTTACTCGGTGA
- a CDS encoding MarR family transcriptional regulator: protein MVEDVVKSLGLLCLGSRFRRIGERLQADTQQIIEELGVSIQAAQYPFLAAIDRSGPLTIGELAQAVGITQPGATRTVSQLLELGYVDMQASARDQRRRLVSLTPKGQELVNYSKRVVWPRVEQAVFELCGGISGALLDQLAAIEGGLAEAPLARRGNLDKEQKP, encoded by the coding sequence TTGGTCGAGGATGTCGTGAAGTCGCTGGGCTTGCTCTGCCTCGGCAGCCGCTTCCGCCGTATCGGCGAGCGCCTTCAGGCCGATACCCAGCAGATTATCGAGGAGCTCGGCGTTTCCATTCAGGCCGCCCAGTATCCCTTTCTTGCAGCCATTGACCGCAGCGGGCCGCTGACCATCGGCGAACTCGCCCAGGCCGTCGGCATTACCCAGCCCGGCGCCACGCGCACCGTCTCGCAGCTTCTGGAGCTGGGTTACGTCGACATGCAGGCCTCGGCCAGGGATCAGCGCCGCCGCCTGGTCTCGCTGACTCCCAAGGGACAAGAGCTGGTCAACTACTCGAAGCGCGTGGTCTGGCCGCGCGTCGAACAGGCGGTGTTCGAACTCTGCGGCGGAATTTCAGGAGCGCTCCTCGACCAGCTTGCGGCGATCGAGGGCGGGCTTGCCGAGGCGCCGCTCGCCCGCCGGGGCAATCTCGACAAGGAACAGAAGCCGTGA
- a CDS encoding mannan-binding protein: protein MLIRAIVLMLAVLALHTAPARADWQSAGPIWNDMDAQRKCPSTCGRDGWDGNWKTVEMGRNSVCFCKGKGKGGRNWSERGPRKQTVDAGVIWNDGDAKWKCPRVCGNGKWDGNWRHTGAARSACDCIMR from the coding sequence ATGCTGATCAGGGCCATCGTCTTGATGCTTGCCGTGCTTGCGCTTCACACGGCGCCGGCCCGCGCCGACTGGCAATCCGCCGGGCCGATCTGGAACGACATGGACGCCCAGCGCAAATGCCCGAGCACCTGCGGGCGCGACGGCTGGGACGGCAACTGGAAGACCGTGGAGATGGGCCGCAACTCGGTGTGCTTCTGCAAAGGGAAGGGCAAGGGCGGGCGGAACTGGAGCGAGCGCGGGCCCCGCAAGCAAACCGTCGATGCCGGAGTGATCTGGAATGATGGCGACGCCAAGTGGAAGTGTCCGCGCGTCTGCGGCAACGGCAAGTGGGACGGCAACTGGCGCCACACCGGCGCCGCGCGCTCCGCCTGCGACTGCATCATGCGCTAG